GGTGAACGGCTGGCCGTCAGACCACTTCGTGCCCTTGCGGAGCTTCACGACGAACGTCTTGCCGCCGTCCTGAAACTCCCAGGACTTCGCGAGGCTGGCGACCGGCTTGTTGCCGGTGTAGTCCACGAACAGCAGCTTGTCGGTGGAGACGATCCGGCTGCCGTTCTCCTTGTCGCCGACCCCGGTGAACCCACGACGCCAGGTGCCGCCGTACTTGCCGACCTCGTGGAGCGGCTTGATGATGAGCGGCTCCTCGGGGAGGCGCTGCTCGACAGGCGGGAGCTTGCCGGCCTTGACCAGCTCGGCCAGCATCGGCGCCTCGGCCAGCTTCGCCGGGCGCGGGGCCTCCGCCATGACGGTCGGCCCTTCGAGCTTACCGATGAGGTGGCGGCCGATCTTCTCGCCGCCAGCGGCAGCCGGCTTCGCATCGGGCTTGGCCGCGGCAGCCGGCTGTGCGGCCGGCTGGGCGGCGGGCTTTGCCGCCTCGGCGGGCTTGGCCGCGGCGGCCGGTGCGGCCGTTGGGGCGGCGGCCGGTGCCGCTGGAGCCTGGGTCGCAGCTGGTTTGGGAGCGTCGGCGGGCTTGGGCGCCTCGGCCGGCTTCGTGGCCGGAGCTTGCGGCGCACACGCCGCGAGCAGGCTGACCCCGCCCACAGCGAACGCGCTCAGACGCAGAAACGCACGCCTGTTCAACCCATGCATCATTGCCATGATGGCCTCCCTGGGCTGTGACCGCGCCGCCGGAGGGGAGGGCCGTGGTGCGAAGCGCTTTCTAGGTGGAGATGCGCGCTCATCTTCCGTGGCGGCGCCGCCACGTCCATCAGGGAGCATGAGGCACGGGCAGCACGAAATGCAATACCCGCGTGGGCTATCTCTCGGCATCTGGTGGCAGCGCCCGCGCGGTATCGCAGGCGGGAGGAGGCGCGGCAGCCTTGAGCCAGCCGCCTTGCCTCTCCCCTTGTCGTGATCTACGCTGTCGGACCAGTGGATGTTCGGACGGCGGCCGTTGGCGCGGCCATGGCCAGCCTGATCCCGAACGCGCGCCTCGAAGTGGTGGCTGGAGTGGGTCACACGCCGATGCTGGAAGACCAGGCCGCGTGGCGCCGGCTCTTCCACGCATGCTTGTCTGAGCCCGCGTAGGGGACAGACGCAGGCGGGGGGCAGTCGCCGCCTGACGGCTGCTCCGGCACGTGCCGCGCGTGCTGCTGTGTGCCCTGCAGCGCCCTACACCTGCATTCTGGGGTCGAGCGCGTCGCGCAGCCCATCGCCCAGCAGGTTGAATCCAAGCACAGCCAGGATGATCGCCAGCCCTGGGAACACCACGGGCCATGGCGACAGCTCGACGAGCCGCTGTCCCGTGTTAACCATGGTGCCCCAGGACGGATCGGGCGGCTGCGTGCCCAGGCCCAGGAAGCTCAAGGACGCTTCGGCGAGGATCGCCAGCGAGAGGCTGAGGCTGGTCTGGACGATCAGCGGGGCCGTCACGTTGGGAAGGATGTGGCGCAGCACGATCCGTGTGTCGTTCGCCCCCGACACGACAGCCGCCTGCACGAAATCTCGCTCCTTGACCGAGAGCGTGGCGCCGCGCGTCAGGCGAGCGTACTGTGGCATGTAGACGATGCCGATGGCGAGCATCGTGTTCGTGAGGCTCGGTCCCAGCATGCCGACGATCCCCAGTGCCAGCAGGATCGTCGGAAACGCGAACACGACGTCGAGCACGCGGTTGATCGTGTCGTCCACGATGCCGCCCTTGTACCCGGCGACGAGGCCGAGGCTGACCCCGAAGGCCAGGGCGATGGTGACCGAGATCCCGCCCACGTACAGCGAGATGCGCGCGCCCCAGATAACGCGGCTCAGAATGTCGCGGCCAAATTCGTCGGTCCCGAGCAGATGCTGCGCGCCCGGCGGTTGCAGCAGCAGGGACGGGTTCATCTGGAGCGGGTCTTCTGGCGAGAGATACGGCGCGAACATCGCGGCGAAGGCCACCACGGCCAGGATGGCAGCGCCCATCAGCGCCAGACGGTTACGCACGAGCCGGCGGAGCTGGTCACCTCGCGGGCTGCGGGGCCGGGCGCGCTCGCCGACGACCACCCGCACAGAAGAGCTACCCACGCGTGCATCAGCCATAGTGGATCTTCGGGTCCAGGTAAGCGTAGATGATGTCGACGGCGAGGTTCACCAGCACGAAACTGGTGGCAACGAACAGCACGCCTGCCTGCACCACCGGGTAGTCGCGCTGCGTGATACCGTTCAGAATCAGCGTTCCGACGCCCGGCAGCGAGAAGATCTGCTCGACGACGATGGCGCCTCCCAGGAGATAGCCGACCTGGACGCCAGCGACCGTGACGACCGGGATCAGCGCGTTGCGGAGTGCATGGCGGTACATGACCGCTCGTTCGGCAAGCCCCTTCGCACGGGCCGTCGTGACGTATTCCTGTCGCAGCACTTCGAGCATGCTCGACCGGGTCATACGCATCAAGATCGCCATGTTGGCGGCGCCCAGCGCGAGCGCCGGCAAGAGCACGGACCGAAAGCTCCCCAGCAGATCCTGACCTGGATAGACGTACCCTGAGGTTGGCAGGACGCCCCGTAGTGTCGTTGAGAAGAGCAGGATAAGCATGGTGGCGAGCCAGAAGTTCGGGATCGACAGCCCGAGCAGGCCGACGAGGCGTACGAGCGTGTCGGCGTGGCTGTACCGTTGGACGGCAGACAGCACGCCGAGCGGGATGGCCAGAGCCAGCGACACGACCATCGCGGATGCCGCCAATTGCAGTGTCACGGGAAATCTGACCAGGATGTCGGGCAGGATCGGACGGCTGGTCCGGATCGAGCGTCCCAGGTCCCCCGTTACGATGCCGCCGACCCACTCCAGGTATTGCTCGTGGTACGGGCGGTCCAGGCCGAGTACCCGCCGGATCTGCGCCAGGCGCTCCGGGCTTGCGGCTCCTTCGGTGCCCAGAATGACGTCAACCACGTCGCCCGGAATCAGGCGCAGCATCAGGAACACGGCCACGGAAAGCCCGAACAGGACTGGCACGACCTGGAGCACTCGGCGAACGACGTATCGCGTCATCCGGCGCCCCTGGCGGCTCCGATGCCGCACGCCGAGGCCGCGCGCTGGCGCCCGGCCTCAGGCGTACGCGGTCTGTCGATCACTTGTCGACCCAGGTTTCCTTCAGGGCGAGCCGATAGCCGCTCGCCATCGGTGTGTAACCTTTGACGTGCTGGCGGGCTGGTTCGTAGTTCTTGATGACGAAGAGATAGAGATACGGAAGCTCCGTCGCGAAGAGCCGCTGGATCTCGGCGTAGGTCTTCTTCCGCTCCTCGACGTTGAAGGTGCCGCGGCCCTTCTCGATCAGCGTATCCATCTGTGGATTGCTGTATCGACCCCAGTTCTGGCTGAACTTGCTGTGGGCGACGCCGAGGTAGGTGTCTGGGTCTGGGCGGTTTGTGTTGAAGGTGAGGTTCAGGTCGAAGTTGCGGTCACGCTGAGCCTGGAGGACGGCCGCCCACTCCAGTTGCTGAATCTGGAGATCGATGCCGACCTTCTTGAGCTGTGCCTGGAGCACCTGCGCTGTCGGGATGTCCGTCGCGTAGGCAGGCGCCGCCTGAATGCTGATCTTCATGCCTTCGGCGCCAGCTTCCTTGAGCAGTTGCCGCGCCTTGTCTGGGTTGTACTGGTAGGTGGGGAAGTTCTCGGCGTTGACCGGGATGGCCCATTCCGCTTCGCCCGGCGGGAGTGGGCCGGTCGGGACGCCATCCCCCAGCAGGACCGTGTTGATCAACTCTTGTCGGTCGATGCCGTAGCTGATGGCCTGACGCACCCGGACATCGTCGAGCGGCTTGCGCTCGGTGTTGAACGGGCTGGCAGAGCGCCAGAAGCTCGGGACGTCGTTCAGGTTGATCGCCTTGTCGTCCTTGAGCAGGCGGGCGTTCTTCGGATCCTTGAGCACCGTCATGTCGACTTCACCCGTGCGGATCGCTGCCAACCGGGCCGTCTCGTCGGTGATGAAACGGAACTCGATGCGGTCGAGGATCGGGAACCCCTTCTCCCAATAGTCGCCGTTCTTTTCGAGCACGACCCGAACATCTGGCGTGTACTCGACCAGCTTGAACGGGCCGCTCCCGCCAACCGCGTTCTTGAGATCGCCCTGCTTTTCGACGACCTCGCGGTCCACGATGGCGGTGGGCCGCCGGTCGGCAAACACGCTCAGGAGCGGAGCGTATGGCGTCTCGTTGCTCAGGCGCACGGTGTACTTATCGACAACATCGGCCTTGATGCCCGGGCCGAGATAGGAGATGAGTGGTGCGGCAACCTTTGGATCGAGGATGCGGTCCACCGTGTACTTCACGTCCTCGGCGGTGATTTCGCGGCCGCTGTGAAACTTCACGCCTTGCCGGAGCTTGAACTCAACCGTCTTGTCGTCGGTGTTCCGCCAGGA
The Chloroflexota bacterium DNA segment above includes these coding regions:
- a CDS encoding ABC transporter permease; the protein is MADARVGSSSVRVVVGERARPRSPRGDQLRRLVRNRLALMGAAILAVVAFAAMFAPYLSPEDPLQMNPSLLLQPPGAQHLLGTDEFGRDILSRVIWGARISLYVGGISVTIALAFGVSLGLVAGYKGGIVDDTINRVLDVVFAFPTILLALGIVGMLGPSLTNTMLAIGIVYMPQYARLTRGATLSVKERDFVQAAVVSGANDTRIVLRHILPNVTAPLIVQTSLSLSLAILAEASLSFLGLGTQPPDPSWGTMVNTGQRLVELSPWPVVFPGLAIILAVLGFNLLGDGLRDALDPRMQV
- a CDS encoding ABC transporter permease, which gives rise to MTRYVVRRVLQVVPVLFGLSVAVFLMLRLIPGDVVDVILGTEGAASPERLAQIRRVLGLDRPYHEQYLEWVGGIVTGDLGRSIRTSRPILPDILVRFPVTLQLAASAMVVSLALAIPLGVLSAVQRYSHADTLVRLVGLLGLSIPNFWLATMLILLFSTTLRGVLPTSGYVYPGQDLLGSFRSVLLPALALGAANMAILMRMTRSSMLEVLRQEYVTTARAKGLAERAVMYRHALRNALIPVVTVAGVQVGYLLGGAIVVEQIFSLPGVGTLILNGITQRDYPVVQAGVLFVATSFVLVNLAVDIIYAYLDPKIHYG
- a CDS encoding ABC transporter substrate-binding protein — protein: MAHDSARRDQEMPAASPRLTRRAALRLMALGSVALGLAACTPTPPRTEQKPAATTAPAASAPTSAPAAAQPTTAAAAPAAAAKPTDAPKPAAQAPAPTAAAAPTAAAAAPATVKRGGTLVIAADVNPVGLDPHAVTAFSSVAIYEHLYSSLATLDYKTNAAKPDLAESWRNTDDKTVEFKLRQGVKFHSGREITAEDVKYTVDRILDPKVAAPLISYLGPGIKADVVDKYTVRLSNETPYAPLLSVFADRRPTAIVDREVVEKQGDLKNAVGGSGPFKLVEYTPDVRVVLEKNGDYWEKGFPILDRIEFRFITDETARLAAIRTGEVDMTVLKDPKNARLLKDDKAINLNDVPSFWRSASPFNTERKPLDDVRVRQAISYGIDRQELINTVLLGDGVPTGPLPPGEAEWAIPVNAENFPTYQYNPDKARQLLKEAGAEGMKISIQAAPAYATDIPTAQVLQAQLKKVGIDLQIQQLEWAAVLQAQRDRNFDLNLTFNTNRPDPDTYLGVAHSKFSQNWGRYSNPQMDTLIEKGRGTFNVEERKKTYAEIQRLFATELPYLYLFVIKNYEPARQHVKGYTPMASGYRLALKETWVDK